From the Gadus chalcogrammus isolate NIFS_2021 chromosome 15, NIFS_Gcha_1.0, whole genome shotgun sequence genome, one window contains:
- the LOC130404589 gene encoding peroxynitrite isomerase THAP4-like isoform X2, with the protein MTRSCCAVNCTNRQKDGWKLFNIPRGSHPFAKRRRRLWLQAIKRADWGPEGPKGGESLCSAHFVSGSPSMDCDSPDFVPSVFTHSSNRDISGKVARYERKRIRDEDKAPATCPTSQPEADTVDYSED; encoded by the exons ATGACAAGGAGCTGTTGTGCTGTAAACTGCACGAATCGGCAAAAGGATGGATGGAAACTGTTTAATATCCCGAGAGGATCTCATCCTTTTgccaagagaagaagaagattgtGGCTCCAGGCCATTAAAAGGGCGGATTGGGGTCCCGAAGGTCCTAAAGGCGGCGAGAGTCTGTGCAGTGCCCACTTCGTTTCTG GGTCACCGTCCATGGATTGTGATAGTCCAGATTTTGTTCCATCCGTTTTTACACACAGCAGCAACAGAGACATCTCGGGAAAGGTGGCAAG AtatgaaagaaagagaataagaGATGAAGATAAGGCCCCTGCTACCTGCCCCACAAGCCAGCCTGAAGCAGATACTGTAGATTATTCTGAAG ATTAA
- the LOC130404589 gene encoding uncharacterized protein LOC130404589 isoform X1 — MHQLNLQYNQLRDDYEALKSELYATQEETKHLKEQLKQSKFGFDSIKDIKDDIVKRSTLVLKGGLSWENHLLLVLMKVRLGLTNRDLAYRFGLPFSTVSKILRDWIPMLSSIVKPLIMWHSKDAVRANMPKCFKPKFRNCRCIIDCTEIFIERTHNLKARAETWSNYKHQNTMKYLIGITPAGAISFLSSGWGGRASDKVITLDSGFLGKLEHGDEILADRGFLVREDLASVGATLRIPSFTMGKSQLPGSCVDTSRQLSRVCIHVERVIGQLKTFKILNTVIPISQVDMLDDILTICAGLTNLRGAVVARR; from the coding sequence ATGCACCAACTCAACCTGCAGTACAACCAGCTCCGTGATGATTATGAAGCTCTGAAAAGTGAACTGTATGCCACACAGGAAGAAACTAAACATCTGAAGGAGCAACTGAAGCAGTCCAAGTTTGGGTTTGATTCCATAAAAGACATAAAAGACGATATTGTAAAAAGAAGCACACTTGTGCTTAAGGGTGGGTTAAGTTGGGAGAACCACCTCCTTTTGGTTCTAATGAAAGTAAGACTTGGACTCACCAACAGAGACCTTGCCTACAGATTTGGGCTTCCATTCTCAACTGTATCAAAAATACTAAGAGACTGGATACCCATGTTGTCCTCAATAGTGAAACCTTTGATAATGTGGCATAGTAAGGATGCAGTGAGAGCAAACATGCCAAAGTGTTTTAAACCCAAATTTAGGAATTGTCGATGTATTATAGACTGTACTGAAATCTTTATAGAAAGAACACACAATCTTAAAGCAAGGGCTGAAACCTGGTCAAATTATAAGCACCAAAACACAATGAAATATCTAATAGGAATCACACCAGCAGGAGCTATATCTTTTTTGTCTAGTGGGTGGGGAGGTCGTGCCTCTGACAAGGTAATAACTTTAGATTCTGGCTTTTTGGGTAAACTTGAGCATGGTGACGAGATCCTTGCAGATAGAGGTTTCCTTGTTAGAGAGGATTTGGCCAGTGTAGGAGCAACATTAAGAATACCAAGTTTCACGATGGGGAAATCTCAGTTGCCAGGTTCTTGTGTTGACACTTCACGTCAGTTGTCAAGAGTCTGCATACATGTGGAACGAGTTATTGGTCAGCTTAAAACCTTTAAGATACTGAACACTGTCATACCCATTAGCCAAGTCGATATGCTAGATGACATTTTGACCATATGTGCTGGTCTTACGAACCTTAGGGGGGCGGTGGTGGCCCGGCGATAA